A genomic segment from Lignipirellula cremea encodes:
- a CDS encoding ABC transporter permease, giving the protein MDLWRIALRSIMQRRVASLLTTISMSLGVMMVVSVLSIHGLVSQSFRNNSALGYNMIVGAKGGSLQLVLNTVFYLSKPVENISYEYYLEFQDQETRAREYQHSLKYMAAQAESDMLEMQAFSGLLGGAGDLGGLLALDAIEQTEKAASPWETKGQYTDYAHFIIPLCLGDYFGNFRVIGTTPAMLGDRVYDMEEGKKYEFSAGRNLQIWSKENGYFEAVLGANVAREKKMKVGDRFSPTHGDPEGKGHGEQFVVVGILAPSGTPNDRGVFISLEGFLLMEGHSKPLEGKATRTVADADLSLPLPLEQREITAALLRTDPIVAPGMHTMINEGRDAQIALPVQEIYSLFDIIVNPIRWILIVLTGMICVVSGVSILVSIYNSMSERGHEIAIMRALGAGRGTVMWIVLLEAVFLAMAGGVVGWLAAHSLTAIASPFIEERTGVTIGFFDLTPPVNLPEILGLVSASGDGRLGAALLGSFLAIFGVAALVMGVIYLVRAVLRRDREAGLSAAAMLLLGGLLIAAGGVFYWTTGNISSELLLIPALLLLAVLVGLLPGWAAYRTDVVKALGK; this is encoded by the coding sequence ATGGATCTTTGGAGAATCGCCCTCCGCAGCATCATGCAGCGTCGGGTCGCCTCGCTGCTGACCACCATCTCCATGTCGCTGGGCGTCATGATGGTCGTCTCGGTGCTGTCGATCCATGGCCTGGTGTCGCAGTCGTTCCGGAACAACTCAGCCCTCGGCTACAACATGATCGTCGGCGCCAAAGGGGGCAGCCTGCAGCTGGTGCTGAATACGGTCTTTTATCTGAGCAAGCCGGTCGAGAACATCTCTTACGAGTACTACCTGGAATTCCAGGACCAGGAGACCCGCGCTCGCGAGTATCAGCATTCGCTCAAGTACATGGCGGCCCAGGCCGAAAGCGACATGCTTGAGATGCAGGCCTTTTCCGGCCTGCTGGGAGGGGCCGGCGACCTGGGCGGATTGCTCGCACTTGACGCGATCGAACAGACAGAAAAAGCCGCTTCTCCCTGGGAAACCAAAGGCCAGTATACGGACTACGCGCACTTTATTATCCCCTTGTGCCTGGGCGACTATTTCGGCAACTTCCGTGTGATCGGCACCACGCCCGCCATGCTGGGCGATCGTGTATATGACATGGAAGAAGGGAAAAAATACGAGTTCTCCGCCGGTCGCAATCTGCAGATCTGGTCGAAAGAAAACGGCTACTTCGAAGCCGTCCTGGGCGCCAATGTGGCCCGCGAAAAAAAGATGAAGGTCGGCGATCGCTTCTCGCCCACCCATGGCGATCCGGAAGGGAAGGGTCACGGCGAGCAGTTCGTCGTGGTCGGAATTCTGGCGCCGTCGGGCACCCCGAACGATCGCGGCGTGTTCATCAGTCTGGAAGGCTTCCTGCTGATGGAAGGCCATTCCAAGCCGCTGGAAGGCAAGGCGACGCGCACCGTAGCCGACGCCGATCTTTCCCTGCCATTGCCGCTTGAGCAGCGCGAGATCACCGCAGCCCTGCTGCGGACCGATCCCATCGTAGCGCCTGGCATGCACACGATGATTAACGAAGGCCGCGACGCCCAGATCGCCTTGCCGGTGCAGGAAATTTACAGCCTGTTCGACATTATTGTGAATCCGATCCGCTGGATCCTGATTGTGCTGACCGGCATGATCTGCGTGGTTTCCGGCGTGAGCATTCTGGTCAGCATTTATAACTCCATGAGCGAACGCGGCCACGAGATCGCCATTATGCGGGCGCTGGGGGCGGGCCGCGGCACGGTGATGTGGATCGTGCTGCTGGAGGCCGTGTTCCTGGCGATGGCCGGCGGCGTGGTCGGCTGGCTGGCGGCCCATTCGCTCACCGCGATCGCCAGTCCCTTTATCGAAGAGCGGACCGGCGTGACGATTGGTTTCTTTGATCTCACGCCGCCTGTCAATCTACCGGAGATACTGGGCTTGGTCAGCGCGTCGGGCGACGGCAGGCTGGGCGCCGCACTACTGGGTTCGTTCCTGGCGATCTTTGGCGTGGCGGCCCTGGTGATGGGCGTGATTTACCTGGTGCGGGCCGTGCTACGACGGGACCGGGAAGCCGGACTGTCGGCGGCGGCCATGCTGTTGCTGGGCGGACTGCTGATTGCGGCCGGCGGCGTTTTCTACTGGACGACCGGCAACATCTCCAGCGAACTGCTGCTGA
- a CDS encoding ABC transporter ATP-binding protein — MLHLENVKKSYRQPNGEVLPILDIPRFDVASGEQMVLIGDSGCGKTTLLHVIAGISKADSGVVAVDRVNLARYSESTRDRIRAEKIGYVFQTFNLLPGFTALENVLLGMTFARGKRDPARARQLLDRVGLGHRIGHKPSHMSVGEQQRVAVARSLANRPQLLLADEPTANVDPRNQQHIVELIRKTCEEEQITLVMVTHSRDVADQFKRVDQLPEINLVAAKA; from the coding sequence ATGTTGCATCTTGAAAACGTGAAAAAGTCGTACCGGCAACCCAACGGCGAAGTGTTGCCGATTCTTGATATCCCGCGGTTCGATGTGGCCAGCGGCGAGCAGATGGTGCTCATCGGCGATAGCGGCTGCGGCAAAACGACCCTGCTACATGTGATCGCCGGCATCAGCAAAGCCGACTCCGGCGTGGTGGCTGTGGATCGCGTGAATCTGGCCCGTTACAGCGAGTCGACCCGCGACCGGATCAGGGCCGAAAAAATCGGCTATGTGTTTCAAACTTTCAATCTGCTGCCTGGGTTTACCGCGCTTGAGAACGTGCTGCTGGGGATGACATTCGCCCGTGGCAAACGGGATCCGGCCCGCGCCCGGCAACTGCTGGACCGGGTCGGCCTGGGCCATCGCATCGGGCACAAGCCGTCGCACATGTCGGTCGGCGAACAGCAACGGGTGGCGGTCGCCCGCTCGCTGGCCAATCGTCCGCAGCTATTGCTGGCCGACGAACCCACGGCGAACGTCGACCCGCGGAATCAGCAGCACATTGTGGAGCTGATTCGTAAAACGTGTGAGGAAGAGCAGATCACCCTGGTGATGGTGACCCACTCGCGCGATGTGGCCGATCAGTTCAAGCGGGTGGATCAACTGCCGGAAATCAACCTCGTGGCGGCGAAAGCCTGA